One window from the genome of Scatophagus argus isolate fScaArg1 chromosome 13, fScaArg1.pri, whole genome shotgun sequence encodes:
- the ints15 gene encoding uncharacterized protein C7orf26 homolog: MGDIRQSLLPRDVLSAAKELLYHLDIYICNLVQSGRQPPQVDSKTLELIEEFILHAPKDRSTPARRMNALQELQLLEIMCSCFQEQSRDTVRQLMFSALFSLQGNQADESRMALLGKLVSMAIAVGRVPILECAATWLQRTHRVYCVRLAQVLVDDYCSMVPGSVPTLHNIHSSSPRFCCQFITAVTTLYDLTSEELTPPLELLQMIVSWIQDDPRLVLITFLNTPLSGSQPISSLDVTPLGGLVRWCVKAPLAYRRDKKLALTNGTTESEPEVGSLFSALHLSVLQVFMLLPNILNEKGLFGRLALLQLESLATLTSDLSRLLDQADKQTLTSSTDTHALSQLTLDRLAQALQVAMANGALLCSREDLRAICSRLPHNNLLQLVLSGPVMYYNNIHTPPLAFSPHAAHSPIASHPTHPAHTPHTPLATPLATHPSSHPQYPAQPFMTGMPFPFRPSH; encoded by the exons ATGGGTGACATTCGTCAGTCGTTGCTGCCTCGCGATGTGTTGAGTGCAGCCAAGGAGCTGCTGTATCACCTGGACATCTACATCTGTAACCTGGTGCAGTCAGGGAGGCAGCCTCCTCAGGTCGACTCCAAAACCTTGGAGCTGATAGAGGAGTTCATTCTGCATGCCCCTAAGGACAGAAGCACCCCAGCCAGG aggatgAATGCGCTTCAGGAGCTCCAGCTGTTGGAGATCATGTGCAGCTGTTTCCAGGAGCAGAGCCGTGATACTGTCCGACAGCTCATGTTCTCCGCCCTCTTCAGTCTCCAAGGCAACCAGGCAGATGAAAGTCGCATGGCACTTTTAGGCAAACTGGTCTCCATGGCAATCGCTGTGGGCAGGGTTCCCATCTTGGAATGTGCAGCTACCTGGTTACAG AGAACCCACCGTGTGTACTGTGTGCGCCTGGCTCAGGTGCTGGTAGATGACTACTGTAGTATGGTGCCAGGCTCTGTGCCCACCCTTCACAACATCCACAGCTCCAGCCCACGTTTCTGCTGCCAGttcatcactgctgtcaccACCCTCTATGACCTCACCTCAG agGAGCTCACTCCTCCTTTAGAACTCCTACAGATGATCGTGTCGTGGATCCAAGATGACCCCCGTCTGGTTCTGATCACCTTCCTGAATACGCCCCTCTCTGgcagccagccaatcagctcaCTTGATGTCACACCATTAGGGGGGTTGGTGCGCTGGTGCGTCAAAGCGCCTCTGGCCTATAGGAGAGACAAAAAGCTGGCGTTGACCAATGGCACCACTGAAAGCGAGCCAGAGGTGGGGAGTCTTTTCTCTGCCCTCCATCTGAGTGTCCTACAg GTCTTCATGCTCTTGCCAAACATCCTAAATGAGAAAGGGCTTTTTGGTCGCCTGGCGCTCCTTCAGCTGGAGTCCCTGGCCacgctgacctctgacctctccagGCTGTTGGATCAggctgacaaacaaacactcacgtcatccacagacacacatgcactgtcccagctgacactggACCGGCTGGCACAGGCCTTGCAAGTGGCCATGGCTAATGGAGCCCTGCTCTGCTCGAGAG AGGACCTGAGAGCCATCTGTTCCCGACTCCCACACAACAA TTTGCTCCAGTTGGTGCTGTCAGGCCCAGTGATGTACTACAACAACATCCACACCCCTCCGCTGGCCTTCAGCCCGCACGCAGCTCACTCCCCCATCGCCTCACACCCCACACACCCCGCACACACCCCGCACACACCTCTAGCCACACCTCTAGCCACTCACCCGTCCTCTCACCCTCAGTACCCCGCTCAGCCCTTCATGACAGGGATGCCGTTCCCCTTCCGACCCAGCCACTAA